tgatccatttggtccaataacatttagAAAGTTTACAAGAGCAGCTCGATTAAATAATTTCATCCCCTTTTAAGTTAGCATAGCGCTAAAACAGAACTTAGCCGCTCGGCTCAAGAAAATCTGTAGTGCGCTTGCACTATGGGCCTGGTAATGCAGAAGATCTGggtattttgaaattttataATCAGGAAGTAGAACGTTTTTGGCTTTGTGCACCAGTGAGCAATTTTCATACGAATGAACGAGGCCCCGCCTCCAatactgtatccagttctcttgaTAAATTCATATGAAAATGCGTAATtcagttcaagcaacagcccttGAGCCAGCATAAAACCACTGGATGATGTCAAACTGGTCATCTGGTGGATCTGAGCTGAGAGGTGAAcaggagatctgggcgctggtgaGATGGAGTCAAGTTTAACTGTTCATTCACAATAACTGCCCgtactgttatgatacaaagctggttagaaatcagcaaagtattcctttagccTAATTATTTTGCAATCCATCTTACTGGTACCACATCATCACAttctcagtaaaaacaatattttggaAGGATGATTCATAACTGAAAGAGTTTAGGCGGGTTGTTGACACTATAGACTTTCTTATAAGTGACACACTTGTACAGTGCAATGTGACAAATTCAATTATTTCCTCTAATATATGCTATTGCAGACTTCTGCCTCCCACAGTTCACTTCAGCTGCCCTCAGTCTCTCTCCTGGGCACAGCCGGCAGTCATCACGTACCCCAGTGATGTGCTAATAGCCAGTGAAGAGCAGAAAAAGGTGTCTTTATATGGCTCAGCCACAGGCACCGTCTGTACCGCTGTGGGTGACGGCACCTATACCCTCCTCTGTTGctttcatgttattttttcttcatattttcactgctgcttTTGTTCTTTATTGCCCCACTGTCAACCTGAATCACACCAGAGCTCAAGGAAAGTGACAGAATCGTACACATGAGGTGTTTGAACAGTGCGTCTGTGAATTCTGGTGCATAGCTGCATGTAATCATGTGCATGCAAGCAAGAAATTGTTCAGAGCCTCAGAGCCAATTAAGGGTCTCAAATAGGAAAGTCACATGTAAATATTCTATAGTAGAGTTCTGGCACGTGCATATTTAGCAACGataagcaaaataaaaaggcttttatatCGTCTTCACTCTCTCTGGGGCGGCATGAGATTCTCAGTCACATTATCAgtgaaaaaagaacaggtgGCTGACCATGTATAAATGAAATGACAAGAAACAGTCACCTACCAATAATCTTATCAGAAGCAAAAATGTATCATTAACAAACCACAAGCGATGAGAGGTCCCAGTTTTGAGACTAAAGTGACCTTTAGTGAAGTAGATGAGGTCACTGTGAAACTGGAACTGACCACTGAGTGATACTTCACTCTGTTTCCCTGAAACtacttctgtttctctgtttcccTTGACGTTTCTTCTCACTGACAGGACGCACATCACACCACGGTTTCAGTGGAAGGAGCTCAGCCCAAACTGACCACTGCATGACCGCTGGCCAAACTGCAACCTTCGACTCCCATAAACTGAGGAAGTTCATGGGATGAGGCTGATGTTGCCTCAGATGATCTAGAAAATGCTTGCCTAATGCCTGCAATGTTACTGAAAAATATGCAGCAGATCTGGTGACGGATAATGTCACTGGTATCTCTCGTGTATCATTCCTGGTAAGGCACTGGTGTTAAGGTGATGGCAAAAGTTCAGTGGTCAGTCTTATCTTATAATATAAGGGAAAGCCCCATTTGCAATTTAAAGAGAAGAGTTTAAAGTGTATCTCAAATTCAGCATCAAATGAAACTGTTGAAATTTGAATGATCGCTAAACCTAGCCGTCACCTACACATTAAAGGGACACTGCACCAATTTCACACATCAAGTTCAGTTTGCTTGTTATAAGAAGTACTGCTCAgtctgtaaaaatactccatgcAGAGCTATCCTCTGTAGCTCTGCATGGAGTATTTTAAAGTCTAAGAAAATAACCCAGATGATGTCATCGTTTCAAGAAAGATGCTGTTaaattgcattatgggaaatgcaGGATCCTGTGACTCTGGAGCTTGACTCTTACTAGGAACCAAAAAATCTGGATGTTTTGGCCTCTGTGTCTTCCATTTTATCTAATCTGTCTCTTGAGACAAAACTAAAAGGCTGGAGTATCCCGACTGAAAACAGGGTCATCTTTTTACAGCTCGAAATAAAAGACACCGTAAAATGGCAAATTCCACACACAACAATCACACTGTGAGTCCAAAAATTCAGTAATTACCTCATTGTCTGCCACAGGCCTTCGATGGCATCTCTCTTGTCGTGTCTGCACAGCGGACCTTCAGAGGACTCTGTCTGTCATAGAAAAGCACAGGAGACAATATAGTTAAAATTGAACTATTATACCCACAGTGCAATGGTGTGATACTCCCATTATCTTTAATGGTTTGGGAGAGCTTAAGACATTATGACTACTCTGTTTAATGTTACAGCTGATATGGATTAGGGTTAGTGACAACATGATGACTTTCAATATGGGTGAACTTTAATTTACGAGGCAACTTCTATAACTAAGAATAGCCCTGTCCTCCACTGATAGGTGGAGAACAAGTAATTTCCACAATTGACTACTTGCCTTAAATTAGTAGTACTCGTGGAAAAAAATAGTAACAGGTAGGGGTTAAATTTAGCCTACCTTTCTGCACTGCATAGACAGTGGAGATAAGCTATGATACGCAAGTTTAATGTCAGCTTACACTGCAAATTCTTGTCATTTACTTTATTGAAATACTTCTAAACATCACTTGTATGCACATAAGGGAAAACATAAGAGAAATGGTGGAGTTGAGTGTGTATTAAagtaagagaaaagaaaaatgcaaaagcCATCGAGAGGGtgttacataaaaaaagaagaggaagaagaaatttgcaaatttgcaaataaaATATGCTATTAtagtgtgttttatattgttattgtttagttgctatgttgtttatttgtgttaattTGTAGCTATTTTCTGTTATAAACACAATATATAACAGATGTTATATGGATCTGTGCAGATATTCACAGACAGCAGTTACATCACTGCGTCCataaaaattaaacttttaataGAGAACAAGCTCAGTTTACATATGTATTTAATTAAAcagagcaaaaaataataattgtgcaATTACTCTACACGTTACCAACACTGATGTCCAAATCGAGTGCTCATGCCATccttaaaacatttgaaaagatGGGTAAGATGCTGCCATAGTAATGAAAGAAgagaacaacacaaacacacacatgtgaccCGAGGATAGGTGTAAGCAGAGGGCTGTAAAGTCGAACTAGACGATATGAACGTGCGTGGGCGCATGGCCCTCTGGGAAATGATTCAGAGGTCATTACCATACAGCGAAGACAAAGACGTCTTTCTGACAAACAGGTGTTCAGTTCGGGGGGACATTTCTTTACTCTCAGATACCTTCAAGGCTCCATCACTTGTTTACGCTCCCTTAAATTTCTACAAGAACATTAAGTTCGGTGcacttaataaaaacatttaaaacagtgaaataaatgaGACATTACTAGTTTTTAATTTCTAATACTACAGATATATGTTTCCTACAATGTTAATTTAAAGTATATATTTAATGAGCAGCACTGGATTCGTTTTATGATTATTATCTCTCCATCCATTACCATTATtatctttcattttattgtcaCATGATTAGCCTGCAGTCATGTCTGATACCCCGAGCATATGTACACTTTTGCCAGACACCCATTATGCTTCATGCATTTTTGAAGACATCACGCCCAAGAGTTTACGCCACCTACCCAtcctctccctgcctgcagggTGAAGGAGGGCAGCAGTGCGCCTCCTCCGCCTCCCACATCCCGGAGAACTGGAAGCGCGCCAGGATGGGATTGGCTTCCCGCTCCTGTCAGGGAGGAACTGGTGCGCCAGGATATCCTAATATGGACTGTCCGATATCAGCAAGGATCGCATGACTCAGCACCAGACTATATATCCTTACCGCTGGTGAGAATGAAAGGCAAAGTGGCTGTTGGAGTGTTTAAGTGTCCCAGAACGGATAGAAAAGGATTGATGTGCCTTGGGAGTGTCTTTAAGCTGTGAGACACATTCAAACTGACTTGGTAATAAAGGGTACTGAGTGTGGATGCGCACTTGATGTATTTTATAGCCTATGTTTACCTGGATTGAGTTTCCCCAACGCCGAATAGGCCTCGTCTTGTTTACAGTCCTTGTTCCCGGCAACAACGTCATCAAGCGCTTTTGACATGCACGGAGGCGGGGACCACGGaggaaacaaccaatcacaggcTTCTCGGAGCACTCGTGGAACCGGATGATATAAGTAGAGCAGAGCACGTCGGCCGCTTGTCATTTAAGAGGAAACACGAGTGGAGCACATTCAAAGCAGAAAAGACTCTCCTACACACGAGTGGAATCAAAACATCTGAATTAGTCACTGGACTCCGCTTTGAATTCAACCAAAAGGTACAAATCGACGACTTGGTACAGTACAGTTCCACTATTTTGGAagttttgctctgtttttttttgatAGCTTTGGTCTTCAGTATAATAATACAGCGGGACTTTGTGCTGGAGATTGAATCAGTTGGGACACTAAAGCTTCGGTGTCCAAGCAGCATCTTTGCAGCGCACTCTTGTATTTTGACTGTCTGATTTGAAATATGTCCACAATAATGGAACAGCCTTTTTATGACGACTCGTTTCTCTCTGCTTATGGCCATTCAGGCGCAGCCCTGCCAGACTACAAGCTCCTAAAGCAGAATATGAACTTGAACTTCTCCGATTCATATCGGAACTCAAACTTCAAGTCACAGCACCTGCGCGCCGACAGTGATTTCTTTTCGGCCGGCACGGCGGACGTGGGCTCACTGAAGCTCGCCTCTCCTGAACTGGAGCGACTGATCATCCAGAACAGCAACGGGGTCATCACAACCACACCGACACCTGCCCAGTACCTGTACAACCGCGGGATCACGGAGGAGCAGGAAGGCTTTGCTGACGGTTTCGTGAAAGCTCTGGACGACCTGCACAGGATGAACCAGATGGCTCCTCCAAACGTGTCCATCGGTGGAGTTGCTTGTGGCGTCCCCGGTGGAGTTGTCTGCTCGGCTCCAGCCACGGTGTTCGGCTCATCCATGCAGCCAGAGGCGCTCGAGTACACCACCCTGGGCAGCTGTACCACCAACCCCAGCCTGTCCTCAGCCTCCAGCTATCCCTCCACCACCATCAGCTACCTGCCGCATCACCAGTACCACCAGCATCCCCAGGCTGTTGCGCACGGATCTCACCATTTCCAGCACTCCCTGGCCGGCGCTGGCATCCACTCGCAGCGGTACGGCGGGTTGAAAGAGGAGCCTCAAACGGTCCCTGACATGCAGAGCAGCGACGGGTCTCCTCCGATGTCCCCCATCGATTTGGAGAATCAGGACCGGATGAAAGCGGAGCGCAAGCGGCTGAGGAACCGGCTCGCAGCCTCCAAGTGTCGGAGGCGCAAGCTGGAGCGCATCTCTCGTCTGGAGGACAAGGTGAAAGTGCTGAAAACAGACAACGCCGGACTGTCAAACACGGCTTCTGTACTGAGGGAGCAGGTGGCCCAACTCAAACAGAAAGTCATGACACATGTGAGCAGTGGCTGCCAGCTCATGTTGGCGCCCAAAGTGAAGTCTTACTGAAGAAACaaagcacttttaaaaacactggaCATGAACTGCACTGATACACAATGAACAATGTCTGATACATATGAGAGAACTGGACTCTGATGGTTTCTGTCTGAAAGACAAGCAGCAGAAATCACACAAGACTAAAACACttgggcattttttaaaagtttttaaaagtgtCGTCTTGGCTTtgcctgtttacattttactttaattGCAATCTGTGATACATTCTCATGTAAgttatttgtgtttgtcaggTTGAGCCTGATGAGCATGCGCTTTTTTTTACttgtacagtatatatttaAGTAAATGAAATTATGAAACTAAGAAAtatgtgttgctgtttcttTTTGAGCTATGTGTATTTAGAACTCTTAGGGTTATTACGGTAATTCTCGTTAACGTAACCACTCTCGTCCGGTCAGCAGTTAAGTTTCAGCAGCAGACAGTTGCTTGACGTTGGAGACGTCCCAGCGTAGGATTGTTTCCCTATTGACGCACATGCGTCAGTCCTTATATGGTCAATTTTGCTGGCAAACGTCATATAACGAAAAGGTTTCCGGGAACTCCCTCCTACACTGCCCGTCAAAAATGCTGAGCGCTCCCCTTCACAccacaatgtgtgtgtatgtgtgtgtgtaaatgaagaGGTTTGTCAATAAGTGGTTTATTCGAGTTGAGGGAGTTTCCCCATTCTGCTTTCAATTTCCCAAAACAAGCCGTGAGAACACTAGCTCAggaaaaatggtagaaaaaaaagttcCAGACAAACATGCAGAGTAGACTTTCTGTCTGATGGTCGAGAGCTAGTCTGAAATTACAAGAATTAGTGTCAACAATAGCTGGCAGGAATACATGTAGGGGAGGAGAGGTGAGAAATTATATATAGGATCCACACATAACAGAAAATAGACAATAAATTATATGAACTAGGTCACAAAACATGAATTATTGTATCTGGAGAGTGATGATATGGAGAGTGGGGTCAGTTGGGACACAGAATAACATCCTATTGATCAGAGACCACTTGAACAGTAATACAAATAATATAATCCCTGAACAGATACAAGTGTCAGCTAACAGTTTATCAAGTTTTTAGACCCCAACACAATGTACAGGGAGTGAATTTTCCCAAGATGTTTAGGACACTTTGTTCTGGGCTTAAAAACACAGTCTTATATTTCAATGTCACCTGTCTGCACATCTCTCtgaaaaaagtacatttgtgaAATGATTATATTTTCATAAATTACTGAGATATGGAATTTGACTGTCTTCCGAGTCTTTATTTCAGTTTCACCTAccacagggtgtctacagatataaccAAGTTAAATCTAAGACTTCTTAAGAGCTTTTTAATACCACCttatatgaaatttaagaccagaCCTGTAATGGAAATTcacaatatacatatatgtgtgtgtgtgtgtgtgtgtgtgtgtgtgtgtgtgtgtgtgtgtgtgtgtgtcacatgtgTAAGTACTCTTtccaagtaaacacactgatgtcagatcaaaatgaacagtcagaaaaaataacaattgCGTGAGATTAAGTTTGATGTGTCATAACTGCTAGTTATTATTGCAGTTCTTCAGTCTGTGCAATGATTGCAAACAGTCATTaggtctgtcaggctggagatATTTTCACAGTGATGTGatcaaaaatatttaagatccattgaatctgaatttaagacagtTTAAGACCTTTTAAGGCTTTTAAGGACCTGTACTCACCTTGCTATCAGCTTTATGTGGTTACCATAGGCCACATGCTGCCTATAAATTTGTGTTGGCTACTGAATTTGTTTCAATTTCcttaagaataaataaatacaattaaatgaataaataaaacaactttagagtaaaacaaaaagttaaaTAGGTGAATTCTGCTCATCAAAATATGGGTTGATATGTAGGCCTATATGAAGTTCATGCAGTCAACATTCACTCTAACTTCACAGTGGGTCTTATTCTTTTAGGAAAacctttgtcttgttttagtcttcatttattaatttgtaaCAAGGTAGAAACTATTAACAATACAGTCCAAACTGCCTGAGGTTAGTGTCCCAACTGTTCCACGGAGAGCAGACACACCTTGGACTCCTGTGCTGGCTCCTAATAAAAAAATTCAGTCATCTAACGCCGGCATGAACCGACAGGTCGGAATCTCAGCTCTCCAATGATATGCTTTTGGTATGTGGCAGAACTGTAAACAGTGCGGTAGAATTAAAATAGGAAAAGAGCCAAACATCTGCTAACATGCTGTAGATACTAAAACAGTGTATAAAATGTGGGGAATAGTGAGAAGGTGTCTACTTTGAGGTTGAAAGTGAAGAGGGTTTAGTATGCGGATGGTGAATGTCATAGGCAAAGTTACTTTCTAAACcccccctttcccactgcacaaacactaacacctgctaacatctggctttggtaattaatgggaaaggttacaatcatcATTCACACCAGGGACACGTCTCTGCGGTAGTCATGGGTATTATCAGCTCCAATCGGCGGTAATGGGAATATAACACCCCAGTGGACGTGCTAATTTTGGCCCCCTTTACCAGAGAGATGCAATGATGGGCCGCCACAAATACCATTCTTATCTTTAAATTATTCTGCACAAAGTTTGAAAGACAGGCTGAGTAAGTAAGggatataaaaaagaagtaacaaCCGTAACATGTTCACTGGGCTCCATGCTGTTTCTTCCTAACATGTTTTCCAGCCTGTCAGTGACGTTGAATGTGACACACCTGAGTGGGTGTAGCACCTATTTTTAGCAAGTGTTACCATGttaaaaaacccacacacatgcactaacttgggtggaaaaggggtataacTTGCCAAAGAGGCACTGTCCCACAGTCTCCACTGTTCTTACTTCAGTAAATATGACATGGACTGACGACTGATCCAATGTTACCTGAAAAAAGTACTGTCAATACACTGAAAaggatttaaattaaaaaaaaaacaaaaaacagtgggATACACACGGATAAATATTTTCCTCAAACAATCAGAAGGACCTGGAACAGTCATGCAGATCTGTGTGAACTCATACCCAACAATCCAATCTTTCCCAAGAGCTGCAAGAGCTGCAGAGCCATTTGGCAATGCCAGGTTGTTGTGCTGAGTCAAACACCACAATAACTCCAACATTAACCAATACTTCAGCCTTGTGACGCGCTCAGATCCTCAGCCAGGCACAGGGCCCGGGACTGATACATCAAGTTAATCCCTAAAATGTCTGTTGGTGTAATACTTCCAAGTTGTAAAGTCACCAAACTTGTAGGCACTGAGAGCGGATCCAGGAAGAACTTTGGCTCCATCTAGTGGCCACAAGTGGAACGACTTTCATAACATATACAGCAATGCTGCCATGTTCGTCTGACAAAAACGCACGTACCAGTCGTCACAATTTTCCCACTGTTTTAATAAAGATGACAGCAAATTATCAAATTACAgcaaggaaaaacagcaacattttttctgaaaAAGGAACAAAACAGCTTTAGTTTCAGTGCTTGAGACTATGAGGTCGCCCCACCAATTGTACACTGGACGTACAAAGATAAAGATTGGCAACAAAAGATTTACCTAACAAGTGTTTTAATGTTGTTGGGTTTAATACGTGAAAATGGACGCCATGAGATACTGCTTCAAAGGTACACCTCTCATCCAAAAGGCAGGCTCTACGGTTAGGAAGTCAGCGAGAAGACCTTCACATTTACTGCTTGGAGAAGAAGGCTTTGCTCTTCTCGACATCGGGAACGATGGTGTCGCTCCCAGGTTTCCAGCCAGCAGGACACACTGTGTGTAGAGAGGAGTGACAAAGTTTAGCACAAGGCGCAAGTAACGGACATTGAACTTCGCTTACAGAGAGAACAAAGCACGTGTGAATAGCCTAGAGGGTAAACCAATAACACAAGGCTATGTCCACATACTAAGCCCTCTAAATCAGTTTATAGCTACAAGCAACCTCATTTCGTTCTTTTAAACTCTAGGTGTGAGGTGTGCCATACAAATAATCTACACCCATAATGCCAACTGTTTCTATAAGATGTGAATGTGACCAAGAAAAGTCACAGATAAAAATGAGGCTGAGGAGCTTGTAACCACCCGAACAAAAACTAAATGCAGACACCACTTTCTCAGCTCTAACTTCGCGGCAGCTCATCATAAGGAGGAACTGTTACTGATTAAACTTCTAGGAGCTAGTGCAAAGGCCAGCAACATAATCAATGCTTTTAGTTACCGATTACTGACCGATTAATCCATTTGATTTACCGGCATTAACAGGATATTTTACAATCTATCATCATCAGTGGAACTTGGTGCCAATAGCAACCGATGGCCGCATAGCCTCCACTAGTCATGCGGAGACATTAATCAGCAACTGGAGCTGAAGAGGGAGGGCTGCGTTCGATGATAAGTGGCTACAGCTCCAGAGAAATCAGATTCCTTCTAGTGTGTTTGAGTGTATCCTTCTTTATTTAGCATGTAGCCTGGACTGCAGTAGAGAAGCTGTCTGTGACTGAGTGAATGTGTCCACttactgtttcaaattaaaagtcctcTAGCATTTCATACACGGTCCAGCCATATACAAGGTTTTCGTCTAgtcttgttttttatgttttatgaatcATTGAGAAATTATTTTGAGTATGGATGCCCTGATTTATCAGCTGAACATCGAAATCGTCCAGTATTTTCCTTGTTGACTATCATCAGcctatcagcaaataagatgATATTCACTGATGTCAGTGGCCgacgtttttttgttgtgtcacaCCATttttgcacaggctaaaaagcaggagTTGAACTAATACTGTCCCAGACACGATAGACGATGTGCTTGGGATGAACACAGATCTTCCACCGGGGCACCATCAGGATGaaaaggacgcagtaaactcactattgaCACATCCTATTTTTTCTTCTGATAATGCGACATTGTAACAGACAAATCCGTGTTGACATGAGCAGGAGGaaagctagttaacgttagctgttagcagctgttgGCCAGACATAACCGCTAATGGAAaattttcataaatttgtatgaCTGAATTTTTGTTCATCCAAAGGTAGTGTAATAAAGGactaaatgactttaaaaaaagtttagtTCATTTTTCATACTTAAGATTTCCTCATTTGCTTGGCACAAaggggggaataaataacaaagatgaaatgaacaagaaaaaaacccatctgtatcggcccagaatttcagAAAAATTCCATCcctaattttgaaaataaaaaattactcaaGACTTGAGTATCTTGTTTCAAGTTACATTTGGATCTTTTACCAGTTACACAATACTCTTAAGTaattgaaatacatattttgaaTTATTACTTTGAGTGTGATTTATTTAGGTATCTATTACTTTGACTCAGATATTGAGGTCAACAGTTATTTGAACATTATCCAGTTTCTAATAAAGTCAAAGActacctttttttgtgtgttcgTGGGGGGATGATAACGGCCAATAATCAGCTATCGGTTTTTTCCTTCTCCTAACTATGGTTATAATATCGGCCTTTAAATAAAACCACCATCTCTCGACGTTTTATTACAAATTCATGATACCGAGTTTCCTGTACAAGGAGCTGTAAAAAAAGATGACCAAAACAACTAAGCACGGGTAAGCAAGAGTATTGACAGGTGTTTTACTCACCCTCTCCAAATTTGTCAGTGTGTTGGAAGGCCTGTACCAGACGCAGAGTCTCATCCACAGAGCGACCCACAGGCAAGTCATTGATGGTGATCTGCCTCAAGATGCCCTTGTCGTCGATCACAAACAGACCCCTGAGAGGCACAAAGTCAGGTTAAAGCACTGCTTTACAGACATATCTGGTTATTAACTTGTGTCCCAAGCTGCACAAGCACCAACTGAGATGGCAAACTGGCCAAGTTGGATGTGTTTATGTTAATGCTCTCTCAGACAAATATGTAAATTGGGCTGCTGAAATGAATATTGGTAGTCCAAACAAAATGCTTAATAAGCTACATTTATTAGTGTCTCTACTTGCTTTAGATATTCTAGCTGCAGTCACACCAGCTGTCTGCCTGACCTGTATGCGACACCATCGTCCTCCTTCAGCACACCGTAGTCGCTGGCGATTGTCTTGGTGAGGTCTGCCACCAGGGGGATTTTCATTGTGCCCAGACCTCCCTGCTTCCTTGGTGTGTTGGTCCTGtagaaataaaattatatataaaataGGCCACCAAGctatattttctggtttctttcctACTCTATGACACacaaaactgaatatctttgagtggtggacaaaacaagaaacttgaggacgtcatcttgggctttgggaaacaccgatcaatatttttcaccattttctgacattttaaagaccaaaaaactaattgaaaaaaataaataaaaatcaacaatgaaaataatttttagcTTCTGGCCTAAAAAAAACCAAAGCACAACCTTATGCATCATGTTGCATTTAGTCTTTTTTGCCATGGGAACTTGTATAATAGTGATGCAGAAAATCTAATGCAAGaatgcaattttattttatttgccaCGTTGTTCTTTCTCTCACTGAACTACTGAATATGTTTTGTAGTGTTCTCTGATCCATTTGCCTACGCTGGATCTGAGAGAAGCCTTCTATAAAATCGCAGGTAGCATTATACATCAATAAGTTCACCATATTATTCATCAGTAACTCCTTCTAACCATAACGTTATCACTTTGGATTATGTTTTAATGCTTGGTCCAGATCTGCCATCTGTCCATTTTACACTGTAGATACTGCAGCTAAGAGGATCTAAAGCAGATAAACTCAgtggctgtttttaaatgtattcttAAAACTCACTTTTATCATTGGGGTTTTTCCTAAGTGATGGTATTTACTGTTACTATTTATACTGTTTTATCCTGTTTTATATGTTGGACCTTTTTTTCT
The window above is part of the Epinephelus moara isolate mb chromosome 5, YSFRI_EMoa_1.0, whole genome shotgun sequence genome. Proteins encoded here:
- the LOC126390445 gene encoding transcription factor JunB-like isoform X1 — encoded protein: MSTIMEQPFYDDSFLSAYGHSGAALPDYKLLKQNMNLNFSDSYRNSNFKSQHLRADSDFFSAGTADVGSLKLASPELERLIIQNSNGVITTTPTPAQYLYNRGITEEQEGFADGFVKALDDLHRMNQMAPPNVSIGGVACGVPGGVVCSAPATVFGSSMQPEALEYTTLGSCTTNPSLSSASSYPSTTISYLPHHQYHQHPQAVAHGSHHFQHSLAGAGIHSQRYGGLKEEPQTVPDMQSSDGSPPMSPIDLENQDRMKAERKRLRNRLAASKCRRRKLERISRLEDKVKVLKTDNAGLSNTASVLREQVAQLKQKVMTHVSSGCQLMLAPKVKSY
- the LOC126390445 gene encoding transcription factor JunB-like isoform X2, encoding MNLNFSDSYRNSNFKSQHLRADSDFFSAGTADVGSLKLASPELERLIIQNSNGVITTTPTPAQYLYNRGITEEQEGFADGFVKALDDLHRMNQMAPPNVSIGGVACGVPGGVVCSAPATVFGSSMQPEALEYTTLGSCTTNPSLSSASSYPSTTISYLPHHQYHQHPQAVAHGSHHFQHSLAGAGIHSQRYGGLKEEPQTVPDMQSSDGSPPMSPIDLENQDRMKAERKRLRNRLAASKCRRRKLERISRLEDKVKVLKTDNAGLSNTASVLREQVAQLKQKVMTHVSSGCQLMLAPKVKSY
- the prdx2 gene encoding peroxiredoxin-2, which translates into the protein MSAGNAKIGMPAPAFKATAVVDGQFKEIQLSDYKGKYVIFFFYPLDFTFVCPTEIIAFSDRAEEFRSIGCEVIGCSVDSQFTHLAWTNTPRKQGGLGTMKIPLVADLTKTIASDYGVLKEDDGVAYRGLFVIDDKGILRQITINDLPVGRSVDETLRLVQAFQHTDKFGEVCPAGWKPGSDTIVPDVEKSKAFFSKQ